The window gctgaagCTTTGAGGTTTCCGACGCTTGCATAGAGTCCAGGAGGCCACCGGCTGGGAATTTAGTTTCCTCTGAGTTGAGTGAGAGGGGTGGAGAGTTGGAGACAGGGGATGCGGAGGTGATGGGCTCAGGTGTGGTGGCCACAGACGGGATCGTACTGCTGGTTGCCTCTGTTACCGGGTTGGCTCTCAGTCTAAGGGAGCAGTTTTGGGGCAGGTGCACGCCCTCTGTTTTCAGTATATTGGATGCTTCCGTCTCACGGTTAGACTGTGGACACTCTGAAACAGGAGAGACATGAGCCTCACTGCCTCTGTGGTTAGGTGACAAAGATACACATTCAAAAGGAGCTGGCTGGTAGGGAGATTTAACGGATGGTGTTACACTTACAGGGTCATTTGAGCCTCCGATACTGGTAATAGTGGAGGAGAGCGGAAGACCCATAGTGGCTGGCAGAGCTGCTACAACAGGCTTGCTATCCAGCCATGAGGAGACCGGTTTTTCAGGAGGGATGGACATTCCATAGGGAATCCCAGTACTTGTTGGCACATTGTCTAGATATTCTGGCACCGGGTAGGGGTTCATCTGAACATGAGGATACTTCTCTTTATGCCTTTGGAAGTGCACCTTTAAGTTCCCCTTTGTGGAAAAGCGGTTGCCGCAGATGTTGCATTTGAAGGGCCGCTCTCCTGTATGGGAGCGCAGGTGGATCTGCAGAGCGCTGTCGCTGCCAAACACTTTGGCACAGAACCTGCATTTATGCTTGAAGAAGGGCTCCTCTGGGCTGGGCTTCGTTTCGAACAAGGACACGTTTGGAAGTTTCCCTTTCCTGTGCTTCATCAGAGCTGCAAGAGGGTCAAGTGCATTTGCTGTGGCGGCGATGCTAGCCAAGGGATTGGGGAAAATGACGCTGCTGGGGGGGCTCTGAGGTAGAAATGGTAGGCTGGAGGATGAGCTGAGAAGGCCGCTGTGGCCCAGGGAGAGCGGGCTGGAGGAGCTCAGTGTCTGAGTACAGCtcatgctgctggtgtgtgagcCTGTGTAAGGAGGCAGTAATGcggagatgctgctgctgcagctggacagagaTGGGGTTGAATTTTCTGAGGAAGCTGAGGTACATGTTACATCTCTAAAGGTGGACTGCCCGCATACAGTTTGTGAGGGGGGGCTCTGTGACTTTTCAAGCCCAGAGGTCAAAGAAACAGCAGCCTGTCCGTTGATGGTTGAGGGCATCGTTCCTGATAGCGGCAGGATGGGAGGAGGGATGATGCCTTGAGAAGGGAATGGGTTAggtgtcagagacagagatcTGGATGCCGGGTTCAACGCTGCCTGTGTTGGTTGTCTGTTCATGATGGCTACCTGGCTGCAGATCTGCTCAATaagctgcagctggtggacctgttgttgctgcagagcCAGCAGATGCTCCAGGATCACAGGGATGGCCGCTGAAGCTGCCTTCCCTCCAGTACCGCAACTGTTGATCCCCTGGGAGAACTGGGCAACAGCCACCCTGGTGCTGTGAAGGATCTCCAGCGTCACGTTTGTGCTCGGCATGCCGTAGCTGCCGGCAGCTGACATCTGGGGGGAAGCGGACTCAGCTGAATCCGGAGGCTGAGGGCTGGAGGTTGTGGTGTATTTGTCCTGCGGTCGATGCTCAAGCTCCATGGCTTCATCCCGCTCTGTGCCTTCCTCTAAATTATCCAGACTGTCGTTGTCATTCACCAGCGTCTCTCCCAGCTCAAAGCCAGCGTCCGTGGACTCTGCTGCAGACGAGTCACTGGACGCCACACTGGGAACCGGAGAGGGTCCGATAGGAGACTCCTCAGGAACTGGCATCTGCTCATTGTCCTTCACTATCAGCACCAAAGGATCCTCAGTGCAGACTTTCTGATGTTCACTCAGTTCAGTCCAAGTGAAGAACTCAGCACAGCATTTATCACAGATGTGCGTTTCCTCGCTGCCTCCACtggtctcctctctctccatgccCTCCACGAGGCCTGAAAgcacggaaaaaaaaaaaaaagtttgaggTTAAGGACGCAAAATTGATCATTTATTGTCCTGACATTTAACCAGAAGGACACATTTTCCTTTATCACGTCGTAGTTaatccc of the Chelmon rostratus isolate fCheRos1 chromosome 16, fCheRos1.pri, whole genome shotgun sequence genome contains:
- the sall3b gene encoding sal-like protein 3b codes for the protein MSRRKQAKPQHLRSDEEATQTGLLCNNGLVEGMEREETSGGSEETHICDKCCAEFFTWTELSEHQKVCTEDPLVLIVKDNEQMPVPEESPIGPSPVPSVASSDSSAAESTDAGFELGETLVNDNDSLDNLEEGTERDEAMELEHRPQDKYTTTSSPQPPDSAESASPQMSAAGSYGMPSTNVTLEILHSTRVAVAQFSQGINSCGTGGKAASAAIPVILEHLLALQQQQVHQLQLIEQICSQVAIMNRQPTQAALNPASRSLSLTPNPFPSQGIIPPPILPLSGTMPSTINGQAAVSLTSGLEKSQSPPSQTVCGQSTFRDVTCTSASSENSTPSLSSCSSSISALLPPYTGSHTSSMSCTQTLSSSSPLSLGHSGLLSSSSSLPFLPQSPPSSVIFPNPLASIAATANALDPLAALMKHRKGKLPNVSLFETKPSPEEPFFKHKCRFCAKVFGSDSALQIHLRSHTGERPFKCNICGNRFSTKGNLKVHFQRHKEKYPHVQMNPYPVPEYLDNVPTSTGIPYGMSIPPEKPVSSWLDSKPVVAALPATMGLPLSSTITSIGGSNDPVSVTPSVKSPYQPAPFECVSLSPNHRGSEAHVSPVSECPQSNRETEASNILKTEGVHLPQNCSLRLRANPVTEATSSTIPSVATTPEPITSASPVSNSPPLSLNSEETKFPAGGLLDSMQASETSKLQQLVENIDKKITDPNQCVLCHRVLSCQSALKMHYRIHTGERPFKCKVCGRAFTTKGNLKAHIGVHRENPPVQVQHSCPICQKKFTNAVVLQQHIRMHMVGHIPDSTLVDGLQEMDGDISVNERNFDSLSSNSNDLIDDISMEDDNEEEEEEVENMEEGVNSSKPFISYCNSPPKSFAIVSSLAALENQMRMIDSTVNLNHSSGIKSLTNGFNDNVKCSLSEKRVDNCSANSPNVSESSCSPRVSASPVQSNSEGMTIKSPAVNNNRPESQEPLAASVKREQSESPTSASAAAVAQELRGTQASKLCVKEETPYSMSFQLSRERGQNIPSLVTSTSSGIIKTEVNGHSQSNNLSEGQHPSFSVHIPPVYASVGSPGMTSLLGPAPARRTPKQHNCNVCGKNFSSASALQIHERTHTGEKPFVCSICGRAFTTKGNLKVHMGTHMWNNAPARRGRRLSVENPMALLGGEAVKFGEMFQKDLAARAMNVDPGFWNRYATAIANSLATKNNEISVIQNRGISQLHPLTAGMDRVSTAGSAITSRTKTGMDLGNNRHFSMLIDDSKEIGIN